The genomic DNA TGGCATGGAGCTTGCTCCATGGGGTTGGGCTGGGTGACATGGCGACCTGCATGCATTTGGGGTCTGTGGTACACAAAGTACCATCACATCCCCACCTAGGGCTGCCCCCCATCACCACAGATTCCTCCTGGCTCTTCCCTTGCAGGTACCAGATCCACACAGGACTGCAGCACTCCATCATCCGCCCTCGGCAGCCCAACTGCCTTCCCCTTGACCAAGTCACCCTGCCCCAGAAGCTGCAGGAAGCCGGCTACTCTACACACATGGTGGGCAAGTGGCACCTTGGCTTCTACAAGAAGGAATGCCTGCCCACCCGCCGGGGCTTTGACACCTTCCTGGGCTCCCTGACGGGCAATGTGGACTACTACACCTATGACAACTGTGACGGGCCGGGCGTCTGTGGCTATGACCTGCACGAAGGGGAAGACGTGGCTTGGGACCAAAGTGGCAAGTACTCCACCTTTCTCTATGCCCAGCGTGTCAGCAAGATCCTGGCATCCCACAGCCCCAAGGAGCCCATTTTCATCTACGTGGCCTTCCAAGCAGTCCACACACCTCTGCAATCGCCCAAGGAGTACATCTACCGCTACCGCTCCATGGGCAACGTTGCTCGCCGCAAGTATGCCGCCATGGTGACATGCATGGATGAGGCGGTGAAGAACATCACCTGGGCCCTCAAGAAGTACGGTTATTATGACAATAGTGTGATTGTGTTCTCCACTGACAATGGTGGGCAGACCTTCTCTGGAGGAAGCAACTGGCCACTACGGGGCCGCAAAGGGACGTACTGGGAAGGGGGAGTCCGTGGAATCGGTTTTGTACACAGTCCCCTGATCAAGCGCAAGCGCCGGACCAGCTGGGCCCTGGTTCACATCACAGACTGGTACCCAACTCTGGTCAGCCTGGCCAGGGGCAACCTGAGCAACGTCCCAGGCCTGGATGGCTACAACGTCTGGCCTGCCATCAGCGAGGGCAAGGAGTCACCGCGAACTGAAATCCTGCACAACATTGACCCCCTGTACAACCATGCCAAGTATGGATCCTTGGAGGATGGCTTCGGCATCTGGAACACAGCCGTGCAAGCCTCTATCCGGGTTGGGGAGTGGAAGCTCCTCACAGGTGACCCTGGGTACAGCGACTGGATCCCCCCGCAGACCCTGACCAACTTCCCGGGGAGCTGGTGGAACCTGGAGCGTCTCACCGATGGCCTGAGAAAGTCTGTGTGGCTCTTCAACATCACTGCCGACCCCTATGAGCGCTATGACCTCTCGGACCAGCGCCCAGATGTGGTGAGGACCCTCTTGATGAGGTTGGTGCACTACAACCAGACAGCCATCCCGGTACGGTACCCTGCAGAGAACCCTCGGGCTCACCCGGACTTCAACGGCGGGGCCTGGGGACCTTGGGCCAGCGAGGACGATGCGGAGGAGTGGGAAGGTGGTGGGGAGCCCCTGAAGAGTaggaacaagaagaagaaatgcaagATCTGCAAGCTGCGCTCCTTCTTCCGCAAGCTGAACACCAGGCTCATGTCCAACCGCATCTAATGGGAGAATCCCCCAGCACAcacccagcctggccaggaTGGAGCTTGGGACTGCAGTGCCATGGGGTGGGAGTGAGGGAGAGGGATGGACGGTGAGGTGGCCAGCACCCTTATGCTTTCACTTGCTTCAGAGTTCACCCCAAAACATTTCTCCTCTCTGGCTGGACTGGTGGCCACAGGACGGTGGTGTCGGTGGGCAGGGAAGGGCGATGCAGTCTCAGTGGTGGTGTACGGCTCTGCTGAGCTGGGTTGGCCCATGCACAGCCCCTTCCAAAGCCAGAGACGCTTTTCTCAAGGGCTCCGCAGGCAACTGCAAACTTTAAGTGTTGGCCATTGCAAAGGCAGGAGGCAACACAGGACCCTGGGGTGGCAATGCAGAGAGGTAGCTGGCCTTGGTGGCTCTGTCTGTGGGTTGTCCCTAATCATGTCCCTGTATATACATGCTCCTGACTTTCTGCATGCTGCCAGGCAGCTGCCGCCTTTGCTCTTACTCTGGGAACTTGAGAGCCTCCCCCAGACATAAGACCATGATATGTCCGTATTATACTTCTTTGTGGAAGGATGGATTCCTGACCATGGATGTCAGACCTGAGACCACCAAGACTGGACTCAGCTTTGCTGCTACACTGACCTCAAGTGGGGCTGTGGCTTCTCCTCTCTGCTGGCCTGGGGGGCCAGGAGCAGCACCAGTGAGGAGCCATGGCCCACGGAGATGTGGTTGGAGGCACTGAGAGGACAGATAGTTCTTcacagccccacacttgggagGCAGGTTTGTCCCAAGGTCTGGTGGGCTTCACATGGGTCAGCCACCCAGCAGATCCTTTCATCCGCAGTTCTGCCTGGCCAGACCCCGCCATGGGCATGTCTGTAGGCACCCATGTTCCGCCCCATGCACCTTAAGCATCCAACCAGCCATCTCTTTGGGCTGgggctgtccccatccccatgtctcTGCTTCGGAACCTGGAGCAGAAGGAAGATCTCAAGAAAATCTCTGCAGAGGCTGATGTGCTGCTCTGTAGCTGCAGGACCTCGAAGCtgtgggggacacggggacgttGCATATGGCCACTGCTGTCCCAGCAGTGCATGTGTTGGAGAGGAAGCACCTCTCCATGATCCACCTGCCGTGGGGAGCCAGCCCATGCGACTGCAGGGGGCTGGGCAGCGCAGGAGCAAAGCACCGAGCCCCCGCGCCTTCGGCGGGGAGCAAGTGTGCGTACGTGTGCTCCGAGGAGAGCTGGCAAGGATGAAAGAGGGTAAATagctttaaaagcattttggaTGCATGGTGCATTTCCATTTACACAATGTGTTTTACATTTCTCTCTACAGGTTTCTCTTGGTGCAGTGTGTGTAGGCGAAGGCCCTGCTGTGAATTTtgaaaatagttatttttgtCTCTGGAAAATGAGGCCCGTTAGGACTTGTCAGCTCTTGGATGAGCagtgtgggcttttttttttttttccctttttttcccccctctctctcccttgcAAAATAACATTCATTTAAAATCTGTCATTGAAAGATGTGACAATTGGCAGCGTGCACGCTGAATACCTTTCAGTGCGCTTTCAAACCCTGTGTGTGAGTGAGGGACGAAGACGGGAAGAGAATGCAATGACAcgtttgtatttcttttttttttttttcttactcttagCTGGATTATTTGGGGGAATTGGGATTTTCTATAGAAacgaagtaaaaaaaaaagctgacagCAAGGCAGAATAGAGGAGGCCTCCTGTTGTAAAGATGGGAAGGAGCTGGCAAAGTCGGAGCGTGGCAGCATGTGCGCAGGTCCCAGCCGCTCTGTGCACACCCATCACCACCCCATCAGCCCCCACATCCCTGCGGGCACGTCCCCTGCGGTGGCATCAGGGACAGGTTTCACAGGGGGACTCAGCTCCTCCATCAGCCCCATCTCCACCCCCGGCTCCCCTAATACATCGTTCTACGGGGACCTGGCCGTGCAGCATTGCCCTGGCTGAGGCGAGCCTGGGAGGATGCTGCACATCCCTGAACTACCTCACTTGGCCAGCCCGGTCCCCAAGATGCCACCGCTGGTGTCCTCTTCGGCAGCAGGGCTGCCATTTGGCAAAGCCAACTGGTTGCTGAATATAAAGTAACACTTTGctgaagaagaggaggctcCTGTGGGCTAAGCCGGAGGAGGGCAGGGGATGATGGCTGCGGGGGGGCTAAGGGACGAGTCACAGCAAAGGACTAACTAGCGCTGGAGGCAGTGGCAAAGTGGGGCTGGCCGTGGGGCGGCGACAAGGCTCGGATAATGGCTTTCATTTCCATATTTATATAAACATGTCCAAGTTTagtcctgcttttatttttttttcattcaaaaatggaaatttccatgaaaacatgtttgatttttctcccttcagTTTTACTAATATCCCCATGAAAATTTTCATCTGGTCTTGCTTCATTCCCCTTTTCTGATCTTCTGGGCTGATGCTGGGTTCCGACAGTCACCCTAGCCAGAGTGTTGggtctgtgttatttttttttttaattaaaaaaagttgCATTCTGAATTTTTACAAGAAGCTGCAGTTGAAGGAAAGTCTTAGTCCcccaaaagaaagaggaaaggtaGGCAGGAGCATCACTGGGTGCTTGGAGGGTGCAGAGACTCCAGCCTGAGGACAGCGGATGTCCTTCATTGCATTTCCAGTCTCCCTATATCTGAACATAGGATGAAGGTGGACAGGATGAGGACGGGGATGGGGCTGAGGATGGGAATGGATGGAgttgggatgggatggagataGGGAGTGGAATAGaatggggctgggctgggctgggataGGCTAGGACATGCAGGACTGAGGGTATCTGGGAGCCTCTCCAGCCCtagaaggggaagggaagggaagaagcccCATGCAGGAAAGGGGATGCACATCTCAGCAAACTGCCATGGTGGGAGGGCAGCAGGGCACCTTGGGCACCCCGGGCACCCCATGCTGGAGAGAGGATGCTCTGGGCAAGGGGCTGTATCTCATGACAGGCAGTCATGTCCTTTCTCCTTCCAGGGGTCCGTGTGGTTTTGCAGAGGTTTTTCCCCCAGCACAACCAGAGCACGACGGCCTCAGGGAGCTACCCGGTGCCTGCTGGGGGTCCCCACATATTCACAGCCACGTCTGCAGGAGAATCCCTGAACATGGACCTTGGTGTTGGGGAGAGAGTGGTTCTGGGGACATCCTGATGTCAGGAGGAGAGTGGTCCTGGGGACACCTGGTCCCAGCTGAAAGCAGTTTTATGTGGCCGTAGGAGCAAGAGCTGGGGCCCGCAGGGACAGGGCACATTTGCAAACACAACCCTAAATGTAAATCAGCTTGCCTTACCATGGTATTTATAAACTTCAtctaaaaataaccccaaattTAGCTTCCCAGAGGACAGCAACTGAGCATCCCCCAGACCCCAGCTTGCGTGTGAAACTGTCCTAGTAATTTTGGGATCTCTGCAATATGGAATTCGCAGCCCCACTGGTTTTGCATGCAAGGCATCGCTGCAAGCTCCCCGAGGCTCATGCAAGCCCTGTCCCCTGGTAGGAGGGGGACCTGACAGAGCCCCCTGGGAACAAATCGGTCCTCCCTGAGCCCCACGGGGCAGCTGCCTCTCCTGTGCGTTTGGCGTTCGGCATCACAGCTCAGGTGTCTGGGGCAGCCCTGTGCTGGGATGCAGAAACTAAATATTTGCAGATAGAGCTGGAGCAActgtggggagggcaggaggcaTTTCTGGAGGGACAGCCTGGTgatggagaggagctgctggggatgaAGGTCTCCATCAGGCGGCCAGACCCCAGTACggcagcaggagagcagcttggCTCTCCAAAGCCCTGCAGGAGCAAACCTTGGGGTGGCTGGGTACAGAGACATTGGTTGAGGAGAGACATCCAAAGAGGCTCCTGAGGCCTCTGGAGAGGGCTGGGACTGCTCTCCTCTCCAGGAGCCGATGGGAGAGTCCCCAGCCTGGGAGGGGGAAGGTCCCATCCAGAGCTCCTGCTCCCCTTGGGTTGTCCCCAGGCACTGGGGAGCGGAGCCACGCAGCGATTCCTGCTTTGGAAAACATCAtcagcaaagcagaacatgTTCAGCCCTCAGCAGCCTGACACCCCCTCACcctcagagagagaaaaatgctgagaaaaagcagaaaaaaaaggactagAGAGGAGGGCGGGAAAGGAGGAAACCTTCCTGGAGAGCTGCACCTCTGCCAGGCAGGAGAAacctggggagggaggcagggacCCCATGGGGGGCTTTGCCATCAtcccctgccctgggagagGGGTCCGGGGTGTAAGGATCAGGGGTGCAGTGGTGGCCCTGGGGCAAGGAAGGGATGTATCCTTCCTCCTGGTGATGGGTGCAAGGCCGAGTCACGTGTGTGGGGCTGAACACAGGTGCTGGCGTGGGGGTGCACACAGGAAGCGGGGGCAGGTCACATTGTGGCACCCATGGGGACACGCAGGCGGGAGTGAGGTGGGTGTGTGCAGCTGCCCACGGGTGTCCGTGGGTCTCGGGCATGTGCGGTCCTTCTTCTCACCCTTCGTCTCTGAGGGGCTGCTGAGGGCTGGCAGCAAaaagctggaggaggagagggcTCCCCCGAGCACCCAGCTGCCCTGGCCCCCATGGCAGCTCCCCGTGACAGCCCCCCACCTcgcagcacagccccaggggTGGCAATTCAAGCCCTGTTTTGCATGGGAGCAGGATGGGAAAGAGACGAGCACGGGCAGGGATGTGTTTTGGGGACCATCATATGCCCAGGGCACAAATCTGCCCAAGTGGTGGCACAGCCAGGGTGGGTCTGGAAGTCACCAGCCCTCAGGGACTGTGGTCCTGTCCCCATGCCACATCCACAGGTGGGAACTGGGTCCCTGTCTTGTCAACCAGGGCCACAGTCTGTGCCATGTGGGCACACGAGGCTGGATGCGGGGATGCAAGGTGAGGATGAAGGTGGGTAATGGTGCAATTAATGGAAAAGCCATTAgacctttctcctcctccccctcttcttcctcactcTGCCACTTGCTGTCCTCCTCCACTTCcacctcctttcttttctccctctctccgctcctccttctctctctcctctcttagATTTCTCCCTATTTTTGTCTGGTTAgaggctttgcttttccttttaacccTTCCATGGCATCCTGGAGGGGAACTCAATCCATCTCAGCTGCCAAAGACAATGTCCTCCCAGCCAGCAGTGGGAGCCCCTTCTCccggggcagcaggggctccTTCTGCTGCAAAATCATCCATAAATGgaacaaaaccgcagaagaaAGCTCTGCTGGAGAGTCAGAAGGTGGGGAGGTGTGAGGGGGGTATACATGGAGGAGGGGGTGCTGAGTCCCCAGCGGGTGCTGCCAGGGGTGCTGGCAGCAAGGTGGGTTCAGAGGAAAACTTCTCCCTTGAATTCTTGGAACTCATTATTCCACTTTTATTGcctttttgtgctttcttatgCTAAACCCAGCAGAGAGGCGATTCAACAGCAGAAAgtctgaggaggaggagggcagaCCTTCTTCCCACCCCCACTCTGAAGTGTCCCCCGTTTTcactgcagggacacagcaccCCAGAACACAACCTTTCTGCTCCCCCTCTAGCTGTGCTTTTGGTCAAGCTACTTGCTCCATGGCATGGGGGACCCATGGCAGCCCCAGGGTCTGTGGCGAAAGCTGATGGGCAAAGTGGGGAGTGGCCAGCAGAGCCATCGGGGCCAGGCCCTAGCCCTGGGGACCTGCCATGGTTACTACATCTTCTCCTGACATGCTTCTGCTCCAATTCATCccacccaccccagcagccccccGGGCCCCAGAGGGATGCTGCTGCAGGCACCAGCAGGgcctgtattttctttttattttttgggggggtgaaGCAGTTGCCAGGGTGACAGCATCCTCGTGCAACATGGAAACCATGGTTTCCATGGAAACCCCTTTTGCCCCAATTATTCTACCACTGCCACATCCTTGAATTTGCCCCTAATATCTGCATTTTAGACTTGTCCCCCTGCCCACTCCCCCCCCAGCAGCCAGGTGACCCCCAGGCAGCCCCCGGGATGTGTCCCCAGCAGGTGCCTGGTCCCCATGGGCAGGCGGCGGGTTTGGGAAGCAGTTGCCCTGGCAACAGAAACAGGGCGTTTCTGGCAGTGGTGGTCGCCATGGGGACGGGGATGCTGACGAAGGCTTGTGAAGCTGAGAAGACAAATTGCCCTCATCATTATCTCCGGGCTTGTCAATCAAACATATTCCCTTATTTACCTCGGTGAGGAGAGAGCCCCGGGAGCACACGGAGAGGGAGGGAGTGAGAGGAGAGCTGCTtgccccaaactctgcaccggGGAGGGAGCATTTCCAGCCCCTCGGGATGGCCACCATCACCTGCAACCGCTTCACCGAGGAGTACCAGCTCTTTGAGGAACTGGGCAAGTAAGTTGGAGATGGGGCTGGGGTGCTGGAAGTGGGGAAGAGCCAGAGGAGATGGAAAAAAGGAGACAGGCACAGAGCAAATGTACTGGGGAGCAGTGGGGGGGACTGAGGTTAGGATGGGGGCTGCCCAGCCATGCCTGCTCTGTTCCTTCCTGAGTTTGGGTGGCTGCTGATGAGTGCTCGGCTGGTGGGCTTGGGTCACTCcgaggggctggagctgcccagaGAGGGGGTGACTGCCTTTCTTATGGAAAAGCTGCTTCCAAAAAAGAATGTTGTCAGCTCCCTGGGGAACTTCTCCAGCTGGGAGGGGGGACGGGACAGCCaaggaggaaagccaaagcAGCAGGCACCCCTCACATTTCTTTAGGGAATTTCTCTGTGCAGATTCACGGGGGTTCGGTGAGTCCTGCAGGAGAGCCAGCCTGCGTGGCAGCCCCTGGAGAATCCCGGTGGCCcttgggcagagctgggggctcTCCCCCCTGCCCCTGTCCCAGCACAAGTGCCCCAGGGGTGAGCCACAGCCCTGTCTGACCCCACTCTCCTGCCAGGGGGGCTTGGCAGGTCTGGGTGTCATTGCATATGCCTGGAATtggagcgtgtgtgtgtgcatgtgtgtgtgcaaacagAGATGCCTGTGCACAGCAAAGTGCTCCTGGGGGGCACTGAGCACCCCAGGGTGGTGCGGGGGAGTTCAGGTCCTCCATGCGAGGCAGAGGGATGCTCCGCATCTCCCTAGGCATGCGGCTATAAAACAGGTGCAGAAGTGAGCAGCGTGCGcctgtgttttggtttctgtGCCCTCTTTCAGAGCTGGTGTGTAAATCTGGGGCATGCGGCCGCGTTCCCCTTGGATTGGCTTGGTGAGAGCTGTGTGTGCCGCAGCGTGGTGGGGGGCTCGGGGTGCTGTGCCAGGTGGCTGGTACCCGTGTTTCAGAGGAGCAGCTGTGCCCACCCATGGGCACCGGCACTTGCTCCAGTCCCACATCACCTGAGCACAGGGTGGTCTGCGCCGAAATATGCACCCACATGTGTGGGCATGTGAAATGGGGGCgagggagaaagaagaggacAAAGATGGAGAAACAGAGAGGCTGAAGCAGGGGAGGACTTCATGCCAGGCTGAACACTGCTAGTACTCCTCATCTATATAGAGGGGGATCAGGTTGCTGCTACAGAGTGCAGGTCCTTTGAGGCAAGTGGATCCCCACTCCCAGGATGTGCACATCCATCCCCTCAGTGTCAGCGTGGCTGAGAGGGAGCAGCAGGTCCAGGAACAGGTCCCTGCAGTGGGGACAGTCCCAGGAAGTGCTGCATGTGGGGGAGCAGGCACCCACTGGGGTGCTGGTGGCAAGGTGGGGTTTGGGACCTGCTTTCTCCAGAGGTTTCTCAGCTTTTCTGGTCTCTGTAGCTCTGCGGTGGTGCCAggggtgggcaggggaggcagcggctgctggctgcctgcaGGGAGGCTGCTGGGCCCTGGCTGggcagatgtggctgtggggaTGTGGACGGGGGGCTTGCAGGCCAGGTACGGTGGGAGAGGACCGGGAGGGCTCCCAGAGGCATTCAGGGTGAGATGTTTTGCTAGGTCGGCACTGACATGGCAGGCTGAGCACCCAGACCCAGGGGCTGCCCACACCACCCAGCACCACTGTGTAAAACCACCTCCACAGATGCATTTTAACACATTCAGGAGTCAAGGAGCAAAGCTAGTGCAGTGGCTTGCCAGCCCTCTGCGAGCATCGCACcccagccagcccagcccaCCCCACCTCCTGGGGGATGCAGGAGCAGTGGGGCTCAGCTGGGGGCTCggggcagcatcctcagctcgGAGCAtcccacagctttcccctcaggTCTGGGGGCAGGTACCACCACTGCACTGAGGCGTGTTACCCAGTAAGGGGCTTCTCTGGGCTGGTCAAAGTGCTGTGGAGCTGGTTGGGGATTTTCCACCAGGATGGTTTCCAGCACATCCTGGCACATTCAAAAATCAATGGTTTCCCATGGGAAAATTTCTGCTTCATGGGCTTAGAGAGGGAAACCAGGACGAAGTGCTgcacctctgctctgctgcGGCAGCAAACGGCGCTCCTCCTCCGGAGAGATGCTCCCAGTGCCAGTCAGGGGGGTGTCCTGGCAGGGGGAGGCAGGGTGGGCAGCACGGATGTCCCCCACACAGACCCCGAAAGGGTGAGGCGTCCCTTAGGACCTTGGAGCAGAAAGGCTTCGTCTTGAGTTTGCTGTCCCCAAGGGACTGGGACAGTCTgctgtggggacatgggacatccCTGAACCTGCCTGGCAGGAGAGGAGATGCTGGGTGACAGGCTCCTGCCCCCACTGTGCTCCTTTGCCATCTCCTCAGCTGTCACCCATCCTGACACCTGGGCAAGCCAGGGGTTTAAGATGCCACACATCTAACAGTAGCATCATATTGGGGCTTCATGAGGGGCAGAGATGGGGAGGGGTGTCTGCAGAACCTGCCCATGGGACATCCCTGCACCCCGAGGCACGGGGAAGGCATCTGTCCCGAGCCGGGACACAGAGCCAGGGAAATCCTGCTCCTGTGGCAGCCCTGGCAAAGCTGAGCAAGTGAGGGGCTACTAGGATCCCCCCCGCAATCCCATGCTTGCAGGAGGGGACCAGAGtaatgggggggatggggagaggGTCCTGCCCACGGCCCCCCAGGTAGGACAAACATGAAGTGCAGCTCCATCGGTGCCTCCAAATCCACCCCCGCAGCAGGTTCAGGGAGAGGTTGGAGATAATTACGGTGTCGAGTGTTACGACCAGCCCCTCCgctcctggagctgcaggagaggggttttattaaaaaggaaaaaaaaaaaaaaaccaacaaaaaaaacccaacaaaaccccaacaacgtGGAGGAACAAAAAATCCCCAGCCCACACTCTTCTCTAGAAAGGAGATAAAATGcctcagaggaggaggaggtgttGAAGGGAGGGAGGGCGGCAGCAGCGCAGCCCGGCGCTGGCAGGGAAGGTGTGAAAAAGGGAGAAGCATCCCGG from Columba livia isolate bColLiv1 breed racing homer chromosome 14, bColLiv1.pat.W.v2, whole genome shotgun sequence includes the following:
- the ARSI gene encoding arylsulfatase I encodes the protein MAVYALTGFSLVSLLSFGYLSWDWMKPSLVADVAMDPMEKSLPPAFARPPHIIFILTDDQGYHDVGYHGSDIQTPTLDRLAAEGVKLENYYIQPICTPSRSQLITGRYQIHTGLQHSIIRPRQPNCLPLDQVTLPQKLQEAGYSTHMVGKWHLGFYKKECLPTRRGFDTFLGSLTGNVDYYTYDNCDGPGVCGYDLHEGEDVAWDQSGKYSTFLYAQRVSKILASHSPKEPIFIYVAFQAVHTPLQSPKEYIYRYRSMGNVARRKYAAMVTCMDEAVKNITWALKKYGYYDNSVIVFSTDNGGQTFSGGSNWPLRGRKGTYWEGGVRGIGFVHSPLIKRKRRTSWALVHITDWYPTLVSLARGNLSNVPGLDGYNVWPAISEGKESPRTEILHNIDPLYNHAKYGSLEDGFGIWNTAVQASIRVGEWKLLTGDPGYSDWIPPQTLTNFPGSWWNLERLTDGLRKSVWLFNITADPYERYDLSDQRPDVVRTLLMRLVHYNQTAIPVRYPAENPRAHPDFNGGAWGPWASEDDAEEWEGGGEPLKSRNKKKKCKICKLRSFFRKLNTRLMSNRI